The following proteins are encoded in a genomic region of Acidobacteriota bacterium:
- the wecB gene encoding UDP-N-acetylglucosamine 2-epimerase (non-hydrolyzing) translates to MRVLTVLGTRPEIIRLSRIIPAIDALSEHRLVHTGQNSDPGLSDVFFRELGVREPDHRLGIGSASFAEQVGRVVAGVDALLAEFQPDRVVILGDTNSGLAAIPAARRRIPVLHLEAGNRCYDDRVPEELNRRLIDHASTILLPYTRRSMENLVREGIERERIFVVGNPIFEVLEHYAPQIDGSDVLARLALAPGEFLLATFHRAENVDDTDRLAALIEALVAAGESLRIPVVASVHPRTRDRLAAHGLSGRAERLTLLEPLGFFDFVRLEKSARAVLSDSGTVQEECAILGRPAVTVRDVTERPETLECGSNVLAGARAEDVVRALGAALLSPRRWDPPPEYLAAGVSDTVAKLVVGRLSLRSHR, encoded by the coding sequence GTGAGGGTCCTGACGGTCCTCGGGACGCGGCCCGAAATCATCCGGCTCAGCAGGATCATTCCGGCGATCGATGCGCTCTCCGAGCACCGCCTGGTTCACACGGGCCAGAATTCGGACCCCGGCCTCAGCGATGTCTTCTTTCGCGAGCTCGGCGTGCGCGAGCCGGATCATCGTCTCGGCATCGGCTCCGCGAGCTTCGCCGAACAGGTCGGGCGCGTCGTCGCGGGCGTCGACGCTCTCCTCGCGGAATTCCAGCCGGACCGCGTCGTGATCCTCGGCGACACGAACAGCGGCCTCGCTGCGATTCCCGCGGCGCGGCGCCGGATTCCGGTACTCCACCTGGAGGCGGGGAATCGCTGCTACGACGACCGGGTTCCCGAAGAGCTGAACCGCCGGCTCATCGACCACGCGAGCACGATCCTCCTTCCGTACACGCGGCGTTCCATGGAGAACCTGGTGCGGGAAGGGATCGAGCGCGAGAGGATCTTCGTGGTCGGCAACCCGATCTTCGAAGTTCTCGAGCACTACGCTCCGCAGATCGACGGATCGGACGTCCTCGCGCGGCTCGCTCTCGCGCCCGGGGAGTTTCTCCTCGCGACCTTCCACCGCGCGGAGAACGTGGACGACACGGATCGTCTCGCTGCGCTCATCGAGGCTCTCGTTGCCGCGGGCGAGTCCCTGCGGATCCCCGTCGTCGCGAGCGTCCATCCGCGGACGCGCGACCGCCTCGCCGCGCACGGATTGTCCGGCCGCGCCGAGCGGCTCACGCTTCTCGAGCCGCTGGGCTTCTTCGATTTCGTGCGGCTCGAGAAGTCTGCGAGGGCCGTGCTCTCCGACAGCGGCACGGTGCAGGAGGAATGCGCGATCCTGGGCCGGCCGGCCGTCACCGTGCGCGACGTGACGGAGAGGCCCGAGACGCTCGAATGCGGCAGCAACGTGCTCGCGGGCGCAAGAGCGGAAGACGTCGTCCGCGCCCTCGGGGCGGCGCTTCTTTCGCCGCGCCGGTGGGATCCGCCGCCCGAGTACCTCGCGGCGGGTGTCTCGGACACGGTCGCGAAACTCGTCGTCGGCCGGCTGAGCCTGAGATCTCATCGGTGA
- a CDS encoding glycosyltransferase family 4 protein, with the protein MSAPRQAEPFRLLVLTQYFDPEPIPKPGALAGELRARGHRVTVVTGFPHYPGSSVYSGYALAPFRREQRGGVEVVRGYLWPYHGKSALGRILNYGSFMLSAPFAALLASEADVVYVWHPPLTVGIAAWLIARWRGIPFVYDVQDVWPESVEASGFVRRRWVLRLLEAVERFVYAQADHILVVTDGAKANLVAKGVDEARLTVTPGWVEDAEFEPVSAVRREAARHELGGDGTFVVLFTGNLGVVQDLGTLVLAARELRGTGVRIALAGDGSDRERLEALARSVECADALVFLGRRPRDEMPALMAAADALVVTLKASTLAEFVVPSKTYAYLAAARPVLSATGGAADRLVSGVGAGLAVPPEDPKALAGAIRTLKGLAPAERDAMGARGRAYARENLTRRAVVDLHERVLDAAAKASH; encoded by the coding sequence GTGAGCGCTCCGCGGCAGGCGGAACCATTCCGCCTGCTCGTTCTCACGCAGTATTTCGACCCCGAGCCGATCCCGAAGCCCGGCGCTCTCGCCGGCGAGCTTCGTGCGCGCGGGCACCGCGTCACCGTCGTGACGGGCTTTCCGCATTACCCGGGGAGCTCCGTCTATTCCGGTTACGCGCTCGCCCCGTTCCGCCGCGAGCAACGGGGCGGCGTGGAGGTCGTCCGTGGATACCTCTGGCCGTACCATGGAAAGAGCGCTCTCGGACGAATCCTCAACTACGGGTCGTTCATGCTCTCCGCGCCGTTCGCGGCGCTTCTCGCGTCCGAGGCGGACGTCGTCTACGTCTGGCACCCGCCGCTCACGGTGGGCATCGCGGCGTGGCTGATCGCTCGCTGGCGGGGCATTCCGTTCGTCTACGACGTGCAGGACGTCTGGCCCGAGAGCGTGGAAGCCTCGGGTTTCGTTCGCCGGCGCTGGGTGTTGCGGCTCCTGGAAGCGGTGGAGCGATTCGTATACGCGCAGGCGGATCACATCCTGGTCGTCACCGATGGCGCGAAGGCGAATCTCGTTGCAAAGGGCGTGGACGAGGCGCGTCTGACTGTGACGCCGGGCTGGGTGGAGGACGCCGAGTTCGAGCCGGTCTCCGCGGTGCGACGGGAGGCGGCGCGCCACGAGCTTGGTGGAGACGGGACGTTCGTCGTTCTCTTCACCGGGAATCTCGGCGTCGTCCAGGATCTCGGGACGCTCGTCCTCGCCGCGCGCGAGCTGCGAGGCACAGGCGTGAGGATCGCGCTGGCGGGCGACGGATCGGACCGGGAGCGACTCGAAGCGCTCGCGCGGTCCGTCGAGTGCGCGGACGCGCTCGTGTTCCTCGGCCGAAGGCCGCGGGACGAGATGCCCGCGCTCATGGCCGCGGCGGACGCGCTCGTCGTGACGCTGAAGGCTTCGACTCTCGCCGAATTCGTCGTCCCGTCGAAGACGTATGCGTACCTCGCGGCGGCGCGGCCCGTTCTCTCGGCGACGGGGGGCGCGGCGGACCGCCTCGTCTCCGGCGTCGGCGCGGGCCTCGCGGTTCCGCCGGAGGATCCCAAGGCCCTCGCGGGCGCGATCCGCACGCTGAAAGGACTCGCGCCCGCGGAACGCGACGCCATGGGGGCGCGGGGACGCGCGTACGCGCGGGAGAACCTCACGCGCCGCGCCGTCGTCGACCTTCACGAGAGGGTGCTGGATGCGGCCGCGAAAGCGAGCCACTAG